The nucleotide window CTGATCTATCATCAATAAGAACAACCACGGGCATTTCAACATCTAATGGTTCTCTATTTGTTTTATATGTTCTACTATTCTTTTTAATCTTCCCCCTTGTATCAACCACTTTTTCCCCTTTAGGTATAAACAAGTTTGTAATGTTTACTGCATCAAAAAGTGAACCTCCAGGATTACTTCTTAAATCAAACACTAACTTGTTCATTCCTTTTTCTTTCAACTTTTTAATTGCTTTTGCTACTTCCTCAGTAGCTTTCTGACTCGTAAATTGAGTTAAAACAACATATCCAGTTTCTTTGTCAATCATGTCATAAAAAGGCACTGGATTTACTATAATCTTATCTAATTTAAGTTTAACATTTATATTTTCTCCTTTTCTATTTACTTTTAATATAAGTTCTTTGTTAGGGGTTCCTTTCAGTACTTGAGAAAGCTGACTTCTTTCAAGATTTTTTAAATCTTGGCCATTAACATTTATAATAATATCTCCTGCTTTTAAAGCTGCTTTGTCGGCAGAAAAGCCTTTATATATTTCTGATAAAACAATTCCTTTTTTAGTATAATACGATGTAACACCTATACCACCATATTCACCCTCTCTTCGTATTCTTGCATCTTCAACATCCTGTTCGTTATAAAAATTAGTATATGGATCTAAGCTTATAAGTGTGTTTTTAATAGCTTTATCTGTTACATCTCCAGGATTTATTTCATCAATGTAATTGATATTTAATATTTTAAATAGATTGTTATATATTTCTATTTGTTTCGCTATCTCAAAGAAACGAGATTGAAACGAAAATAAAATTCCAATAATAACTATGCTTCCTAAAAAAAGTACTTTTCTATTTTTCATTTGTATTAATTTCTGCTACAAAAAGCGACATTAATTTACTCATTTTCTCTTCAATATCTTCATATTTCCACTCTTCTCTTGCAATATAAGAAATCATATACACATATGGTTTTTTAGCTTCCGAATACACCATTCCTTTTTCCCTACGGTAGCTTTCTCTTAATAAGCGTTTAATTCTATTTCTATCTACTGCCCTTTTAAAATTACGCTTGGGCACAGACATTCCTACTTGAGCAGGGTATTTAGAAGTGTGTTCTGTTTGTATATAAACCATTCTCAAAGGAAAAACCCTAATAGATTTCCCTTCTTCATATAACTTACCTATAAGTTTCCTACTTTTTAATCGCTCCTCTTTTCCTAAAGTAAATCTCATCATATACAAACATACGTAAACCTATAGGAATAACCATTTTTTTGAGTATTTTTGAGGAAATCATTTTTAAAAATCACCACAACTATTTTATAAATATCATTTACTAACTCATATTGTAATCTTTATAATTAGTAAGTAAAAAAATTAAAAAAACAAACACATATGAAACCAGACTTATTTCAAGCTCCTGATTACTACCAAGTTGATGATTTATTAACCGATGAGCATAAGTTAATTCGTGATACTGCTCGAGAATGGGTAAAGAAAAATGTATCTCCTATTATTGAAGATGCTGCTCAAAATGCTAAATTTCCTGAACAATTAGTTGGTGGTTTAGCTGAAGTAGGAGCTTTTGGACCCTACATTCCTGCTGAATACGGAGGTGCTGGGTTAGACCAAATTTCTTATGGTTTAATAATGCAAGAATTAGAACGAGGTGATAGTGGTATTCGTTCAACTGCTTCAGTGCAGTCTTCTTTAGTTATGTGGCCTATTTTTAATTACGGAAACGAAGAACAAAAAAGAAAATATTTGCCAAAATTAGCAAGCGGTGAATGGATGGGGTGCTTTGGTTTAACTGAACCAAACCATGGGTCAAATCCTGGAGGTATGGAAACGAAATTTAAAGATATGGGTGACCATTATTTATTAAATGGTGCTAAAATGTGGATTTCTAATGCTCCTATTGCTGATGTGGCAGTAGTTTGGGCTAAAAATGAA belongs to Tenacibaculum sp. MAR_2010_89 and includes:
- a CDS encoding S41 family peptidase encodes the protein MKNRKVLFLGSIVIIGILFSFQSRFFEIAKQIEIYNNLFKILNINYIDEINPGDVTDKAIKNTLISLDPYTNFYNEQDVEDARIRREGEYGGIGVTSYYTKKGIVLSEIYKGFSADKAALKAGDIIINVNGQDLKNLERSQLSQVLKGTPNKELILKVNRKGENINVKLKLDKIIVNPVPFYDMIDKETGYVVLTQFTSQKATEEVAKAIKKLKEKGMNKLVFDLRSNPGGSLFDAVNITNLFIPKGEKVVDTRGKIKKNSRTYKTNREPLDVEMPVVVLIDDRSASASEIVSGALQDYDRAVVMGERSFGKGLVQRYFKLNYGTQMKATISKYYTPSGRCIQELDYANRDSKTGKVPKFSEGVVNKFTTQNGRIVYDGGGVTPDIKIKYSEKNKTTKALLKSRAIFNFATDYIQKETAVDSLNFSFDSQKFNTFKTYLYSTDTSFVTKEEKMFKRAYKTLKNKIGIQKDYDNILKKLQQQKVTEITKNKDVLLAKIEKEILKLSYYKEGMYKHQLKNDKTIKQAVSLLKNKNRYNKILKTE
- the rnpA gene encoding ribonuclease P protein component, encoding MMRFTLGKEERLKSRKLIGKLYEEGKSIRVFPLRMVYIQTEHTSKYPAQVGMSVPKRNFKRAVDRNRIKRLLRESYRREKGMVYSEAKKPYVYMISYIAREEWKYEDIEEKMSKLMSLFVAEINTNEK